The proteins below are encoded in one region of Sporosarcina sp. FSL K6-1508:
- a CDS encoding DUF6744 family protein, whose translation MSINLDNMTAVQNKRQDGILGHLMWFSVGKQLVKMDDLKKALVQSGLPVEWMPNAIRPADAFRRSTKEIETRKSTGHVGIFENFLIREVFSDKSHVQRNIVVETVNQAGKRLDYNSEAGVITLDKQNSSLTFITENEIAKGLCYEAERNFNIYRNHYSAQQIRVMVNKILQSLAPTPVRPNGGIYFVPDSHTEGLNQLVSFTSSLENSEGFKIPVVNTFDNRQMVNTKLNDHLESILNDCKSSSRLKKGQVKEIIENAKSVIANYQNYKGIVASEAGTLENKIMTIRAAVSKMVADL comes from the coding sequence ATGTCAATTAATCTCGATAATATGACGGCTGTTCAAAACAAGCGGCAAGACGGTATTCTCGGTCATCTCATGTGGTTCTCGGTTGGCAAGCAATTAGTCAAAATGGATGATTTAAAGAAAGCACTTGTTCAATCAGGATTACCTGTTGAATGGATGCCGAATGCGATTCGTCCAGCCGATGCTTTCCGAAGAAGTACTAAAGAGATTGAGACTAGAAAATCTACTGGACATGTTGGGATATTCGAGAACTTCCTTATACGTGAAGTGTTCTCGGACAAGAGCCACGTCCAAAGAAACATTGTAGTGGAAACAGTAAATCAGGCAGGTAAACGTCTTGATTACAACAGTGAAGCGGGAGTAATCACGCTAGATAAGCAGAATAGTTCTCTAACGTTTATAACGGAGAACGAAATTGCAAAAGGGCTGTGCTATGAAGCGGAACGCAATTTTAATATTTATAGGAACCATTACTCAGCCCAGCAAATAAGAGTAATGGTCAATAAAATCTTACAGTCTTTAGCACCCACACCTGTACGCCCAAACGGGGGGATTTACTTTGTCCCAGATTCACATACGGAAGGGCTGAATCAGCTTGTAAGCTTCACGTCCTCTCTTGAGAATAGTGAAGGGTTCAAGATACCTGTTGTTAATACATTCGATAACCGACAAATGGTGAACACGAAGCTAAATGACCATTTAGAATCCATTTTAAATGATTGTAAATCGAGTTCAAGGCTGAAAAAGGGGCAAGTGAAAGAGATTATCGAAAACGCTAAGTCTGTAATTGCGAACTATCAAAATTACAAAGGCATTGTCGCGAGTGAAGCAGGAACACTAGAAAATAAAATTATGACGATTCGTGCTGCAGTTTCGAAAATGGTTGCGGATCTCTAA
- a CDS encoding AAA family ATPase codes for MTNTNFAKLEEIKNALNAKFFEREKEVEGILVALLSRQHMLMIGPAGTAKSALSVELAKIVQGTEYFQWLLTRFSTPEEVFGPLSLKDLEQGVYKRNTATKMPEANLVFLDEIFKANSAILNSLLTLINERLFYNNGSPVQVPLMSVIGASNEFPEEGEGLEALFDRFLLRFELDYIADETNFVSMMKGSGQNLVMSSMTMDELVQLQFFTDMVAIPDEVYETLSKIRMALRDEGIRPSDRRFKQSLSVLQAKALINQRQVVKVDDIVILENALWETVDQKDTVSLIVRSHAQDVVTRAIDSIQNEANEVFNSMLKDNSTDAGMEATQKLKSLVSDLNKLKKHNQSRDMDIDPILNKVKSMQQEILDSILEPMDFDTPNEKKAVEMPF; via the coding sequence ATGACAAACACTAATTTTGCAAAGTTAGAGGAGATTAAAAATGCACTCAATGCCAAGTTCTTTGAACGTGAGAAGGAAGTTGAAGGAATTCTTGTTGCTCTACTTTCTAGGCAGCACATGCTGATGATTGGGCCAGCTGGAACTGCGAAATCTGCATTATCCGTTGAACTTGCAAAGATTGTGCAAGGTACAGAATACTTTCAGTGGCTGCTGACAAGGTTCAGTACACCTGAAGAGGTATTCGGTCCCCTATCGCTTAAAGACCTTGAACAAGGCGTTTACAAGAGGAATACTGCAACCAAAATGCCGGAAGCCAATCTTGTTTTTCTGGATGAAATCTTTAAAGCGAACAGTGCAATTTTGAATAGCTTGTTGACCCTTATTAATGAAAGGCTTTTCTATAATAATGGTTCGCCTGTTCAGGTTCCTTTGATGTCTGTCATTGGAGCTTCGAACGAATTCCCGGAAGAAGGAGAAGGTCTTGAAGCGCTTTTCGATAGGTTCTTACTTCGGTTCGAACTAGACTACATTGCTGATGAAACGAATTTTGTTTCTATGATGAAGGGGAGCGGTCAAAATCTGGTCATGTCTTCTATGACGATGGATGAACTGGTTCAACTTCAGTTTTTTACTGACATGGTAGCCATTCCTGATGAAGTTTATGAGACACTTTCAAAAATCCGCATGGCATTAAGAGATGAAGGGATTCGCCCATCAGATCGCCGGTTCAAGCAATCGTTGAGTGTTCTACAAGCGAAGGCCCTAATTAACCAACGGCAAGTAGTAAAGGTCGATGATATTGTCATCCTAGAAAATGCACTGTGGGAAACAGTTGATCAAAAGGATACAGTATCGCTCATTGTTCGTAGTCATGCACAAGATGTAGTGACTCGGGCAATTGATTCCATACAAAATGAAGCAAATGAAGTATTCAATTCCATGCTGAAAGATAATTCGACAGATGCTGGTATGGAAGCGACTCAGAAATTGAAATCGTTAGTATCTGATTTAAATAAGCTTAAAAAGCATAATCAGAGTCGAGATATGGACATCGATCCAATACTCAATAAAGTAAAATCGATGCAACAAGAAATCCTCGACAGTATTTTAGAACCGATGGATTTTGATACTCCAAATGAAAAGAAGGCAGTCGAGATGCCGTTCTAA